The sequence GGTGAGCAGAACTGCTTCGTCCACGGCGGCAGACAGGCGGGTGCCCAGGTAGGACCCACCGATGCCGAGTGCTCCGAAGGCGAGGCCGGTGGGGGCTGCCACGTGCCGGGCCCGCACGTGGGTGAGCACCCCGGAGAGGGCCCCAATGCCTACGATGAGCAGGGCCGCGACGGTGGCCTGGTGCGCGGCGAAGCCCAAGCCGTAGATGAACAGGGGGATGGCCAGGATGGCCCCGCCCCCGCCGAGGGCCCCCATGAGTACCCCCACGACCAGCCCCCCGATGAGGGCGATGATCCCGGCGAGCACGGTGGGTTAGCCGCGCAGGGCAGCGGCGATGCGGTCACCGACCTCCGCGGTGACCACTCCCCTGTCCCCGCGGGAGGTGACCTCTTCGGTGACGGCGTGTTCGATGCGCTCGGCGTTGGCGTCGTCCCCCAAATGACGGAGCAGGAGGGCAACGGAGTTGATGGCGGCACAGGGATCCGCAACCCCCTGCCCGGCAATGTCCGGCGCGGAGCCGTGGACGGGCTCGAACATGGAGGGGAATTCCCGGGAGGGGTCGATGTTCCCGGAGGCGGCGAGGCCAATGCCGCCGGTGATGGCCCCCGCGAGGTCCGTGAGGATGTCCCCGAAGAGGTTGTCGGTGACGATCACGTCATAGCGGCTGGGGTTGGTGACCATGTAGATGGTGGCGGCGTCGATGTGGTTGTAATCCACCGTCACCTCCGGGTAGCGCGCGCCGATCGTCTCGACGGCGCGTTGCCACAAGGAACCGGCGTTGATCAGCACGTTCGTCTTGTGCACCCAGGTGAGCTTGCGACGGCGATCCATGGCGCGCTGGAAGGCATCCTCCA comes from Corynebacterium heidelbergense and encodes:
- a CDS encoding 3-isopropylmalate dehydrogenase — translated: MKLAVIPGDGIGVEVTAEALKVLRAVRDDVHTTEYDLGARRYLDKGELLTNADLASLKEHDAILLGAIGDPRSVPAGVLERGLLLPLRFKLNHGVNLRPAKLYPGSTSSPLANPGEIDFVVVREGTEGLYAGNGGTLREGTPDEVACEVSQNTWLGISRVVEDAFQRAMDRRRKLTWVHKTNVLINAGSLWQRAVETIGARYPEVTVDYNHIDAATIYMVTNPSRYDVIVTDNLFGDILTDLAGAITGGIGLAASGNIDPSREFPSMFEPVHGSAPDIAGQGVADPCAAINSVALLLRHLGDDANAERIEHAVTEEVTSRGDRGVVTAEVGDRIAAALRG